The genomic segment TAAAACTAAATAGACTAGAGCAACGAAAACTGAGTGAATATATCGGCGCGTTAAATATTGTCATGTTTGCACCTGAGGATCTAAATCTCGTAAAAGGAAGCCCTCAGGTGCGGCGTCGTTTTATAGATATGGAATTGGGGCAAATCAACCCAGTTTATTTATATAATTTATCACTTTTTCAAAAAATCCTTCAGCAAAGAAATCACCTATTGAAAGAATTACAAAGGAAAAAAGCAGATAATGGTTTACTAGACATATTAACTTTTCAACTCATAGAACAAGCAGCAAAAGTGATGCTGAAACGCTATGAGTTTATTGAGATGCTAGAACGCTGGGCAAAACCGATTCATTATGATATTAGTAGAGGTTTAGAAAATCTCGTAATAGAATATAAACCTTCCATCAAGGTATCAGAACCTAAAGAATTGTCGAAAATAGAAGAAGCACTGGAAGAAAATTTTACCAAGATGAAATTAAAAGAAATTGAACGAGGGACATCACTAATTGGTCCGCATCGTGATGATCTATTATTTCACGTTAATGATCGCGACGTTCAGACTTACGGTTCTCAGGGACAACAAAGAACAACAGCTCTCTCAGTTAAGATGGCTGAATTAGAGCTAATTTATGACAAAATTGGTGAATATCCCATTCTTTTACTTGATGATGTGTTATCAGAATTGGATGACTACCGTCAATCACATTTGTTAAATACAATTCAAGGAAAAGTTCAAACGTTTGTTACAACCACTAGCGTAGATGGCATCGACCATCAAACCCTAAAAGAAGCTTCGACGTATTTGGTACAAAAAGGGAGTATCGAAAAATTGAAATGAGGTGGCTAAATGTTTATTCATTTAGGTGGTGACACTGTAATTCGTTCGAAAGATGTTATTGCCATTTTAGATCGCCAAGTAGAAACGTCGGAAACTACTGGAGAATTTCTAGATTATAACGGCCAACAAAACAAAGTAGAAGAAATAGCAAAGGATATGACAAAGTCAATTGTGATTACCACAGACAAAGTCTATTTATCCCCTATTTCATCTTCGACCCTAAAACGTAGGGCTTTATTTGTTTCAGATATAGATGAAATTTAATTGTGGACTATAAATTATGAATGTTGAATTATAACAGGTTGAGTGCAAAGCAAGACTGAACTAAATGTAAATTCACCATTCAAAAATTAAGAAGCGTGGGTGAAGGAATTGACAATTGATCAACAATCTCAAAGTTACGATGAAAGTCAGATTCAGGTCCTTGAGGGATTAGAGGCGGTTCGAAAACGTCCTGGAATGTACATTGGCTCTACAAGCAGCCGTGGACTTCATCACTTAGTATGGGAAATTGTAGATAATAGTATAGATGAAGCACTAGCAGGACATTGTGATACGATCTCAGTGACAATTGAAGAAGATAATAGTATTACTGTTGTCGATAACGGGCGCGGGATTCCAGTAGGAATCCATGAAAAAATGGGACGACCAGCAGTCGAAGTAATTATGACAGTCTTGCATGCAGGTGGTAAGTTTGGCGGCGGAGGTTATAAAGTTTCAGGCGGACTACATGGTGTAGGTGCTTCTGTTGTTAATGCACTATCTAGCAAATTAGAAGTTGAAGTGCATCGCGAAGGGAAAGTCTATCATCAAGAATATCAAAGAGGTGTGCCGCAAGCTGATTTAACGGTAATTGGTGAAACGGATCTCCGCGGAACCACTGTACGTTTTAAGCCGGATACTGAAATTTTCACAGAAACAACAGTGTATGAATTCGATATTTTAGCTACACGTATTCGAGAACTAGCATTCTTAAATCGTGGTTTAAAAATCATCATTGAGGACAAACGTGAAAACGGAAAGCGTAAAGAATTTCACTATGAAGGTGGAATTGCTTCTTTTGTAGAGCATTTAAACCGTACTCGTGAAGCACTTCATGAGCCACCAATCTTTATCGAAGCTGAAAAAGATGGATTACAGGTAGAAGTAGCTGTTCAATACAATGATAGTTATACAAGCAACATTTATTCTTTTGCTAATAACATTAATACCCATGAAGGTGGGACGCACGAATCTGGCTTTAAAACAGGTCTTACTCGTGTCATTAACGATTATGCTAGAAAGCATAACCTATTCAAAGATAACGATGCTAATCTTTCAGGAGATGACGTTCGTGAGGGATTAACAGCGATCATTTCTGTAAAAATACCAGAACCTCAGTTTGAAGGACAAACAAAAACAAAGCTAGGAAATAGTGAAGCACGTACAATTACGGACTCGGTATTTAGTGAAGCCTTTGCTAAGTTCCTAGGTGAAAACCCTTCTGTAGCTAAAAAGATTGTTGAAAAAGGCGTTATGGCAGCAAGGGCAAGGGAAGCAGCTAAGAAAGCTAGGGAATTAACTAGACGTAAAAGTGCTTTGGAAGTAAGTTCCCTTCCTGGTAAGCTTGCAGACTGTTCATCAAAAGATGCTACTATTAGTGAACTTTATATCGTAGAGGGTGACTCAGCAGGAGGATCAGCAAAACAAGGGCGTGACCGTCATTTCCAAGCAATTCTACCTTTACGTGGAAAAATTATTAACGTGGAAAAAGCACGATTAGATAAAATTCTATCCAACACTGAAATTCGTGCGATTATTACTGCACTCGGAACTGGTATTGGTGACGAATTTGATATTTCTAAGGCGCGCTACCATAA from the Anaerobacillus alkaliphilus genome contains:
- the gyrB gene encoding DNA topoisomerase (ATP-hydrolyzing) subunit B, which codes for MDQQSQSYDESQIQVLEGLEAVRKRPGMYIGSTSSRGLHHLVWEIVDNSIDEALAGHCDTISVTIEEDNSITVVDNGRGIPVGIHEKMGRPAVEVIMTVLHAGGKFGGGGYKVSGGLHGVGASVVNALSSKLEVEVHREGKVYHQEYQRGVPQADLTVIGETDLRGTTVRFKPDTEIFTETTVYEFDILATRIRELAFLNRGLKIIIEDKRENGKRKEFHYEGGIASFVEHLNRTREALHEPPIFIEAEKDGLQVEVAVQYNDSYTSNIYSFANNINTHEGGTHESGFKTGLTRVINDYARKHNLFKDNDANLSGDDVREGLTAIISVKIPEPQFEGQTKTKLGNSEARTITDSVFSEAFAKFLGENPSVAKKIVEKGVMAARAREAAKKARELTRRKSALEVSSLPGKLADCSSKDATISELYIVEGDSAGGSAKQGRDRHFQAILPLRGKIINVEKARLDKILSNTEIRAIITALGTGIGDEFDISKARYHKTIIMTDADVDGAHIRTLLLTFFYRYMKPIIEHGYIYIAQPPLYKVQQGKRIEYAYNDKELNEIFAQMAENPKPGVQRYKGLGEMNPTQLWDTTMDPGTRTLLQVTLEDAMKADETFETLMGDKVEPRREFIQENAIYVKNLDI
- the remB gene encoding extracellular matrix regulator RemB is translated as MFIHLGGDTVIRSKDVIAILDRQVETSETTGEFLDYNGQQNKVEEIAKDMTKSIVITTDKVYLSPISSSTLKRRALFVSDIDEI
- the recF gene encoding DNA replication/repair protein RecF (All proteins in this family for which functions are known are DNA-binding proteins that assist the filamentation of RecA onto DNA for the initiation of recombination or recombinational repair.): MYINNLILTNYRNYQKQQVSFDNNVNVILGENAQGKTNIMESIYVLGLAKSHRTTRDKELIYWDEEYAKIEGSVQKRTSSLSLEVIISTKGKKVKLNRLEQRKLSEYIGALNIVMFAPEDLNLVKGSPQVRRRFIDMELGQINPVYLYNLSLFQKILQQRNHLLKELQRKKADNGLLDILTFQLIEQAAKVMLKRYEFIEMLERWAKPIHYDISRGLENLVIEYKPSIKVSEPKELSKIEEALEENFTKMKLKEIERGTSLIGPHRDDLLFHVNDRDVQTYGSQGQQRTTALSVKMAELELIYDKIGEYPILLLDDVLSELDDYRQSHLLNTIQGKVQTFVTTTSVDGIDHQTLKEASTYLVQKGSIEKLK